In the genome of Bradyrhizobium arachidis, one region contains:
- a CDS encoding recombinase family protein, which translates to MRDIVEPLLGLSSRKIAAELNARGIKSVTGGEWRSSTVVRLVNRLQGEVNVAEAA; encoded by the coding sequence CTGCGCGACATCGTCGAGCCGCTGCTCGGCCTGTCGTCGCGCAAAATCGCCGCCGAGCTGAACGCGCGCGGCATCAAGTCCGTCACCGGCGGCGAGTGGCGCAGCTCCACCGTCGTCCGCCTCGTCAATCGCCTCCAGGGAGAGGTCAATGTCGCCGAAGCCGCCTAA
- a CDS encoding recombinase family protein, with the protein MTKQIISYIRVSRESQGRSGLGLEAQRAANERFAAAEGYEIVAEYLEVETAKGFDALERRPQLAAALKQAKKLKCAVLVAKLDRLSRDVAFISALMAQRVPFVVAALGPNVDPFMLHIYAAIAEKERNDIARAPRPRSRPPRPAVRCWATPPWPKPTPMRRRPLPRTCATSSSRCSACRRAKSPPS; encoded by the coding sequence ATGACGAAGCAGATCATTTCCTACATCCGCGTGTCGCGTGAGAGCCAGGGCCGCTCCGGCCTCGGCTTGGAGGCTCAGCGCGCCGCCAACGAGCGGTTCGCCGCGGCCGAGGGCTACGAGATTGTCGCCGAATATCTGGAGGTCGAGACCGCCAAGGGGTTTGATGCCCTGGAGCGTCGGCCGCAGCTCGCCGCGGCGCTGAAGCAGGCGAAGAAGCTCAAGTGCGCCGTGCTGGTTGCCAAGCTCGACCGCTTGTCGCGCGATGTCGCTTTCATTTCCGCGCTAATGGCGCAGCGCGTGCCGTTCGTCGTCGCCGCCCTCGGCCCGAACGTCGACCCGTTCATGCTGCACATCTACGCCGCCATCGCCGAGAAGGAGCGCAACGACATCGCGCGCGCACCTCGGCCGCGCTCCAGGCCGCCAAGGCCCGCGGTCAGGTGCTGGGCAACGCCGCCCTGGCCAAAGCCAACGCCGATGCGGCGCAGGCCTTTGCCGAGAACCTGCGCGACATCGTCGAGCCGCTGCTCGGCCTGTCGTCGCGCAAAATCGCCGCCGAGCTGA